The window AATTTTTGCAACATCATGCATGCCGATGGTGCAGGAACAAAGTCATCACTGGCTTATATGTATTGGAAGGAAACCGGCGATTTGTCCGTATGGAAAGGTATTGCCCAGGATGCCATAGTGATGAATATTGACGACCTGCTTTGTGTGGGCGCTGTTGATAATATCCTGCTTTCTTCTACCATTGGCCGTAATAAAAATAAGATTCCCGGCGAAGTGATTTCTGCCATTATTAATGGTACGGAAGAATTTCTCGAGAAATTAAGGGAAATGGGGGTCAATATCAAATCAACCGGTGGCGAAACTGCCGATGTGGGGGATTTGGTCCGCACCATCATTGTCGATTCGACTGTTACCTGCCGCATGAAACGTTCTGATGTGATCACCAACGAAAAAATCCAGGCTGGAGATGTGATCGTCGGACTGGCTTCATTCGGGAAGTCAACTTATGAAACCGAATATAATGGCGGAATGGGAAGCAACGGATTGACCTCTGCCCGCCATGATGTATTCGCTCATTCCCTGGCATCCCGGTATCCTGAAAGTTTTGATAATGGCATTCCCGAAGATCTGGTTTACAGCGGTACAAAATCTCTTACCGCTATGGTCGAAAATCTTGGAGTTGA of the Bacteroidota bacterium genome contains:
- a CDS encoding AIR synthase-related protein; the encoded protein is NFCNIMHADGAGTKSSLAYMYWKETGDLSVWKGIAQDAIVMNIDDLLCVGAVDNILLSSTIGRNKNKIPGEVISAIINGTEEFLEKLREMGVNIKSTGGETADVGDLVRTIIVDSTVTCRMKRSDVITNEKIQAGDVIVGLASFGKSTYETEYNGGMGSNGLTSARHDVFAHSLASRYPESFDNGIPEDLVYSGTKSLTAMVENLGVDYGKLVLSPTRTYAPVVKTLLDRMRPQVHGMIHCTGGAQTKILHFIDNLHVIKDDLFPVPPLFRIIQEESQASWQEMYQVFNMGHRFEVYLSPKDAEKVIQIAGEFNIDARIVGHCEPSNKKDLTIKSEYGTFRYQLD